A window of Ranitomeya variabilis isolate aRanVar5 chromosome 2, aRanVar5.hap1, whole genome shotgun sequence contains these coding sequences:
- the SPHKAP gene encoding A-kinase anchor protein SPHKAP isoform X4 → MQSQELAENEIVLLSGLSNKKCEQVPPEIQQVWQPDEVCLLLRGKMENSSNAIIVELNKFLLGLELAQENNLLPDTSPLRAEDDTNCSVSSIEEDFLTASEQLEDDSEGEVCKREPPDDIKKVKRKAAEQFQNRKIGRTDLRKEEFNVIVKSKEDMRRNSDGRRASLVGINFECKTERKEFQCIESIGLQSSLCEANHCTESFEDPATTGQYATNLAECVLQDAFIRLSQSDNSFPKEAALSISAGDSALSGFSFQEDSPATSRSWNELPKIVIVQSPDSCDSPTEWVEESHWPEQENLANSSDHWTDEDTSSTQSTLEVALACAASVIGTLSSPQPPDRNNSELSENSYAEENYRMEEYLADMVGYPSNIESVGFSVPSALCEMTKMASAIAVCGLGEQRQTHYPATSSGLLLAADASTAVALHCSIAMGTSMEKLKENIANTLLKEAALVLTSLCKYKNVGEFLESINQKILSNISSAKLAHVGDVVNDDLAHNLSDTILRHSAEKSVQGVEVQHCATTSHDFVATTTELLFNVMHFTCKKMSDLVKSGDLPSDAFVESTKSVALERRNSQVEEPAHRNKSQLTKSCSSPEPKTEPITLKLPPNEVSVNNILPADTYCSASSQAQMKTSCSKQCLRRERYKQHHNDQRARESILIDDDCRYCVSDKGSMDVAMDSGSQEKLHSEMHVAKEFSLNLPLGSSNMLHPSQAVLTVKHPVSNYCLTDFADDLSETVVSMATEIAAICLENSNGKQPWFCAWAKGSECLMTPCRTVKRKKDPASGGSVVRRHRPPRLSEIKKKTDEHPELKERLMNRVVDESINLDDALDPVSAFANEVASKIMNLTESSVADPLWQGQNLSRNRLHCDRWSRGKASSYESIPEEDPDTKSLVNTLGPWNMLGQPFSRTSSMSKQSSCESITDEFSRFMVNQMENEGREFELLLDYYAGKNANSILNSALQQISRRNSHLNVKPTCLSKQSSTESITEEFYRFMLKEIDKESKETYSSRNTAEWTNNLMPPSSRTPFCFRQSSMPCTRSSSSRLTVNAPVKANSLDGFSRRGSRDFLNIQPVNSISSTNLCKSDSCLYQRCQTDQVTDVLIHETWSSSIEALMRKNKIIADRTDSVDAEASSSPKGSPAHVDRYANKLAVDIVKSGKSLLVQHQDSYESTSRGSFKNNNGRKSIDIQEMIVVNKSKLHQLGSSSGPMEVPLIQIETEQREETNGEDHVHLMKEISCLENIPRQNEGRIICHASGIRPCHAKQSIERSTEMKARPELPTPLSSSEDSTGSWSQLVNDEENLEDTSSFLQLSERSTSNGNGSTRSSIGAVDLDAFLEMVPLGTTPDIKPEKTVAKDLEENPDECTSGLSVGTISCQHEVSVLNIDLDSDCADYELRITLQWIAASELGIPTVYFRKSQESRIQKFLEVTQLVQAKSWKVGDIFRALILHCKVREQRREAAPSFFDWLLELG, encoded by the exons GTCTGGCAGCCAGATGAAGTTTGTCTACTGCTACGAGGTAAAATGGAAAACAGCTCAAATGCCATCATAGTGGAACTGAACAAGTTTCTTCTGGGATTGGAGTTAGCCCAAGAGAACAATCTACTACCTGACACAAGCCCACTCCGAGCTGAGGATGACACCAACTGCTCAGTTTCATCGATAGAAGAGGATTTTTTGACCGCTTCTGAACAGTTAGAAGACGATAGCGAAGGGGAAGTCTGCAAGAGAG AACCTCCTGATGATATCAAGAAAGTAAAAAGAAAAGCAGCTGAACAATTTCAGAACAGAAAAATTGGAAGGACAGATCTTAGAAAAGAAGAATTTAATGTGATAGTGAAGTCTAAAGAGGATATGAGAAGAAACTCTGATGGAAGAAGAGCTTCTCTAGTGGGAATCAACTTCGAGTGTAAAACTGAAAGAAAGGAGTTTCAATGTATAGAAAGTATTGGACTACAAAGCTCACTGTGCGAAGCTAATCACTGCACAGAATCTTTTGAAGACCCCGCAACTACAGGCCAATATGCAACCAATTTAGCAGAATGTGTATTACAGGATGCATTTATTAGACTGTCTCAGTCAGATAACTCTTTCCCCAAGGAGGCAGCTCTTTCTATATCGGCTGGTGACTCTGCCCTTTCTGGTTTCTCTTTTCAAGAAGATTCTCCAGCTACATCTCGCTCATGGAACGAGCTTCCAAAAATTGTTATAGTACAGAGCCCTGATAGTTGTGACAGCCCAACAGAATGGGTTGAAGAATCACATTGGCCCGAGCAGGAGAACCTTGCAAACAGTTCTGATCATTGGACAGATGAGGATACGAGCTCCACACAGAGTACTTTAGAAGTAGCGTTAGCATGTGCAGCATCTGTCATAGGCACACTTTCAAGTCCACAGCCTCCAGATCGAAATAATTCAGAACTTTCTGAAAACTCTTATGCAGAAGAGAATTATAGAATGGAAGAATACCTCGCAGATATGGTAGGATATCCCAGTAATATAGAGAGTGTTGGATTTTCTGTTCCATCTGCTTTGTGTGAGATGACTAAGATGGCAAGTGCCATAGCTGTTTGTGGCCTAGGGGAACAAAGACAAACTCATTATCCTGCCACATCTAGTGGACTTTTGCTGGCAGCTGATGCATCAACAGCTGTAGCACTACATTGCAGCATTGCAATGGGAACCAGTATGGAAAAACTCAAAGAAAATATTGCTAACACCCTCCTAAAAGAGGCAGCTCTAGTACTGACCAGTCTCTGTAAATATAAGAATGTAGGGGAGTTTCTTGAGTCTATAAACCAGAAGATCCTGAGCAACATAAGTTCTGCTAAACTGGCCCATGTAGGCGACGTGGTGAATGATGACCTAGCTCATAATTTATCTGATACCATCTTAAGGCACTCAGCTGAGAAGTCAGTGCAAGGTGTGGAAGTTCAGCATTGCGCTACTACATCCCATGATTTTGTAGCAACTACTACTGAACTTCTCTTCAATGTGATGCATTTCACTTGTAAAAAGATGAGTGATCTTGTGAAAAGCGGAGACTTGCCTTCTGATGCATTTGTTGAAAGTACTAAATCTGTAGCGTTAGAAAGACGAAATAGTCAAGTAGAAGAACCGGCTCATAGGAATAAAAGCCAGCTAACCAAATCATGTAGCAGCCCTGAGCCAAAAACAGAACCAATTACACTCAAACTTCCTCCAAATGAAGTGAGTGTAAACAATATCCTCCCAGCAGACACTTACTGCAGTGCAAGTAGTCAAGCCCAAATGAAAACATCATGCAGTAAGCAATGTCTGAGGAGGGAGCGCTATAAACAACACCACAATGATCAAAGAGCCAGGGAAAGTATTCTTATAGATGATGACTGTAGGTATTGTGTGTCAGACAAAGGATCCATGGATGTGGCTATGGATTCAGGAAGTCAAGAAAAGCTCCACAGTGAGATGCATGTAGCCAAAGAATTCTCCCTGAACCTACCATTGGGGAGTAGTAACATGTTGCACCCTTCTCAGGCTGTACTTACTGTAAAGCACCCTGTCAGTAATTACTGTTTAACAGACTTTGCAGATGATTTGTCAGAAACTGTGGTTTCTATGGCCACTGAAATAGCCGCTATTTGTCTAGAGAATTCCAACGGGAAGCAACCTTGGTTTTGTGCATGGGCCAAAGGAAGTGAATGTTTGATGACACCTTGTAGGacagtgaaaagaaaaaaagatcCAGCTTCAGGTGGGTCAGTAGTGAGAAGGCACAGGCCTCCAAGACTCAGTGAAATAAAAAAGAAGACAGATGAGCACCCAGAGCTTAAAGAACGGCTCATGAACCGAGTGGTGGATGAGTCCATCAACCTTGATGATGCCCTGGACCCTGTCAGCGCTTTCGCCAATGAAGTGGCCTCTAAAATAATGAATTTAACTGAGTCATCAGTTGCAGATCCTCTATGGCAGGGGCAGAACTTGTCAAGGAACAGATTACACTGTGACagatggagcagaggtaaagcaTCTAGTTATGAAAGCATTCCCGAGGAAGATCCAGATACTAAAAGTCTTGTCAACACCTTGGGCCCTTGGAACATGCTAGGACAGCCATTCAGTAGAACAAGTTCTATGTCTAAGCAGTCCAGCTGTGAAAGTATTACTGATGAATTTTCTAGATTTATGGTAAatcagatggaaaatgaaggaagagAATTTGAGTTGTTGCTAGACTATTATGCTGGGAAAAATGCAAACAGTATTCTGAATTCTGCTTTACAACAAATTTCCAGGAGAAACAGTCACTTGAATGTAAAACCCACCTGCCTTTCCAAACAGTCTAGCACCGAGAGTATTACTGAAGAGTTTTACCGATTCATGTTAAAGGAAATAGACAAGGAAAGTAAGGAAACTTATTCAAGCAGAAATACCGCAGAATGGACAAATAATTTAATGCCCCCTTCCTCTCGCACACCTTTCTGTTTCCGCCAATCTTCCATGCCTTGCACCAGATCGTCTAGCTCACGTCTCACTGTAAATGCTCCAGTTAAAGCAAACTCTCTTGATGGGTTTTCAAGAAGAGGTTCACGTGATTTTCTCAACATTCAACCTGTCAATTCCATCTCATCCACAAATCTTTGCAAATCAGACTCTTGTCTATACCAAAGGTGCCAGACTGACCAAGTTACAGATGTGTTAATCCATGAAACCTGGTCCAGTTCCATTGAGGCTTTAATGCGCAAGAATAAAATCATAGCAGACAGAACTGATAGTGTAGACGCAGAGGCGTCCTCATCACCCAAGGGTTCACCGGCGCATGTAGACCGATATGCCAACAAGCTAGCTGTGGACATTGTTAAGAGTGGAAAATCTCTGCTAGTCCAACATCAGGATTCATATGAGAGCACAAGTAGGGGAAGCTTTAAAAATAATAATGGACGCAAATCTATAGACATTCAAGAAATGATAGTTGTAAATAAATCTAAACTTCACCAGCTCGGTTCCTCCAGTGGACCTATGGAGGTGCCTTTAATTCAAATAGAAACAGAGCAAAGGGAAGAGACAAATGGAGAGGACCATGTCCATTTAATGAAGGAAATCAGTTGTCTTGAAAACATTCCAAGACAGAATGAAGGAAGAATCATCTGCCATGCATCAGGCATCAG GCCATGCCATGCAAAGCAGAGTATTGAGAGGTCTACAGAAATGAAGGCAAGGCCTGAACTTCCAACTCCTCTGAGCAGCAGTGAAGACAGCACAGGTAGCTGGTCACAACTTGTGAATGACGAGGAAAACCTAGAGGACACAAGCAGTTTTCTGCAGCTGAGTGAGCGATCCACAAG TAATGGAAATGGCAGCACAAGGAGCAGTATAGGCGCTGTAGATCTCGACGCATTTCTGGAGATGGTTCCCCTTGGCACTACTCCTGATAT aaaACCAGAAAAGACAGTGGCTAAAGATTTGGAGGAAAATCCAGATG